gtgagacttaccggcctgtagttaccaggctctcttcttgaccactTTTTGTTTATTGGAATCACATGTTAttaatgtgccaatccagtggtacaaccccggtctaaatagagtccctaaatttaagaaatagtggtctatctaTCACCTCAATTAGTTCCCtatagaacccttgggtgtgttCCATCTGGCCCGGCAATTTTGTCGATTTTAATGTactttaactggctctgcacttttTCCTGTGTTAAGCAAACGATACTTagcggggggttcattttatccccctgTATCTCGTGACATTTCTCTTTCCTCCGTGAATACATGTGAGAAAAAACTagaacttgataaagacccttggaTGGAGGGCTGAAACgttgtgtgggcacaataaagatttattcttttatttaacccctggagtgctgctcttataCATACTTTGCTGTGAGAAAAAACtagttaatagatttgcctttcccccatcatcttctatgatttctcctgcattatttattaaagggccagtgctttcagtgcgattccttttaccgtttatataattgaaaaatagtttagggttatttttgctctctgttggcgatcagtctctctgcctcctccttggcaattttgctcttttctttacataatttatttttcttgCTGTATGTTttcagcgcttcttcactgccttcttgttgtagtaatttaaacactttctttttctcgcttatagacccccccccccccccttaaagtcttgtcgagccatattggtttccttcaacttgtagttcttttatttgcaAAATACAAGAACTACAAGTGCAGGCATTTGAAAGGCTGtcaacccatgtaaaagggccttgaggAATGcggatacaatgactaaatatgttCTTCAGAAGGCACTCAAGCCCCCAGTATCAAGGACACCCTGCTTTTACGATATTTAGACTACTCACTATTAACCCCTGAATAACAAATGTAACACAGGTCATCTTAATACCTCCACAAGGGTGAAGCACCTCATCAACCCCCGTTTTAAGCTGTGGCTAAGGGTTCTGACTGATTTGCCTTCTTGGTTGACAGTTCCTAGTAATTGCTGACTCTCAAGGGACCCCAGGCCACGTTCCAAGGAAAATCAGGTTTTTTTGGTTGGAAATACGACTTTGCAACATGTACAAACACTGTGTAGGATTTTGCATGACGACTTTGCAGGTGTTCTCGTTCTATTATAAAGAGAATAGAAGAGACGACCAGTCGCTGAACTGTGTCCGTATTTATTTGTATCAAAGAAAATCAGTTGGACGTCGGCAAAGACGCCGATCACGTCGTAAAGTGACAGTTTACATGTAGAATATTACACAATAACTAAAGAACATACAATAAGAAAGTGATCCGCCTACTAATAATGATTACATCATTGCACACACAAACAAAATGAAACAGATTTGGTAATTTCAGCTTTTGCCACTTGGtagccttttttctttctttccaggTACTAGTAGTATTATTGGTATTCCTAATATAATAGATTGAGCTGTAGCGAGGAGTCTTTTTTGCTGTTACTACTTTTATAGGGATTCCAAAGTGATAAAACTAAATAGATACTGGAACCGCAGACCGCCATCCGCTCCTCTGTCTAGATCCCATTATTTTCCATATAGCAattcaaagggaaaaaaaaaatcatatgtgtTCCTGGGACATTTATTTTGTCTCTCCTCCATTACTAGTGTATGTAGAAGAGGAGGTATGAGGAAAGGAGGGGGCTGTCACCTAATTATAGTGATGCGGGAAGATGACGTGGCTCCATGTGCTGTTATGATGAATCCAAAAATACCTCTATCAGTTTCCAGTCTGCTTCCATTGCTGAGATATCCCTCCTCGATAGTGTTTCACGCCATATGCAAATTAACCCTGGACCGTCCAATAGGCAGTCCACCTCTGTCTGTAGTCCGGCCTCGCTCCCTTTCCATCCGTAGTGACATCTCTAGCTCCGCCCACTAGAAATGTCATGCATTCCACTGCAATCTGTGTGCACCGCTCTGAGTGATCATGCACATGCATGGCGTCGATGCGGCTGAGTAGCAGTCTATTAGATGGAGTTATTAGGGTAACGCTCTTGCAGCGTTATTTGGGCTATACTATTTGGGAACTACCCTATAAGGTTTGGCTTGTTAGTAGAAGGCAAACTAAGAGCCGTTTTACACGATCCAGCGAGAAACTGAGCCGTGATCGTTCAATATAAGTGGCAGCAGTGACTGAACGAGCGATGTTTAATCTGTCATttggtttctgcatgcataaaaatcaaatgacgatcagCCTATACAAGCAGTctgtcatttatctatctatcaacgaCGGCCTGCATACTGAAAATGAAGGCGGATGGGAAGGAGCTCATTCCGGCctgccagcctccattcactgagcaatcctcGCTCCATTAAGAAGGCATAGGAGTGATAATTGTTGGAATGGCTTTTGGACGCTGAAGTGCCCGacggtcgtcctgtgtaaaacgtcTCTAAGCTAGACCTCTGCAGCATGTAGTAACTGTAAATTATTTTCAGTTTGATATGAGAATCACGAGAAAACACTAACATAATTGCACAATTGTGTAATTTTTGGCTCCAGAAGCCCATAACTTGTGTATACATTTTGTATTGACCACCACCGATGATACTCAGTGACAGTCATGATCAGTTTAATGGTCCAGGTAAACTTCGAGCATTCTCCTTCTATACTCCACCAGCCTGTTGGCATGATCATTGCCTATTTGTTTGGCATCTGGATGAACAGAGTAAATGCTTCCCTGCCAACTCATACAGAAGCAATTCCCATCCAGACTACTATAGTCCCTCACATTGGATGTTGAAATGGCATACCCTGGCAAACTCATTTCTGGTCTTCTCATTTGGATTTCAGACGCTAAAGGATGAACTTTATAAATAACCGCAGGCGGCAAAACTTTAGTACTTTTATCTTCGGCATTTTCAGGCTCTACTTTGCCGTTGTCTGTTTCTCTGCAAGCTCCTACTGCCATTAAAAACACGGGTATAAATACCAACCCATGAAGTGCCCCAAATGTGATAACGAGGAGCATGATCTTAAAAAAAGTTCTGAAGATATAACTTTGGGCCGCAGAAAGTGCAGCAATGCCTAAAATTGTTGACAGAGCCCCTTGTACGACAGGGTAGCCCAGGACATGCAGGGCATCAATCACTCTCTGGTTTGCGTTTGGCTTCCGACTAGCAACACTCGCATATACAATATGAGCTGAAAAATCGACAGAAAACCCAATGCAGATAACCAGATTTATCATCGAGATTGAGTCTAAGTTGACCTTCCAGAAGGACATGAAGCCGGTCACACCAGCTATAATGGATGCAATTGCAAATGTCACCCACAAGGAGCATAACGGGTCCGGTATGAACAGAACCGAAATGACCAGCATGACCACCGTCGCGACTATGATATTTTGAATTGTGTTTTGGATGATTACAATGTACTGGTCCAGGTATATGAATAAGGGGTGATAGACGAACACTTCCACATTGCAATTGGCTGTGACGTCTCGTAAGTGGTTTAACATGTTTTTACCATCATCCACGGTGACTATACTAACGGCCTGGATGAAGAACCTGGAGGTCTTAATCTCATAACCATCCATTTTGATGTCCTGTTTAAATTGAGAAAAATTTAGATAAAGTCGATTTAAATGTTTCATGAAATTCTCCTTGGTGCTTATGTTCAGATTTTCCTCCTTTGCGATTTTGTCATATGTTCTCAACCAAGACGTAGTATAGTCCTTGGCTATATAGCGGTCCTTTTCTAACTCTTGCATGCAAGCTTCAATGATCTCCCTAGTCTCTATATCCCAGTAATCGGCTTTATTCGTCACAACCACCATAATCGTTGGACCATACTTAGAAAAATATAAAGCTTCTACATCATAAAATTCGGTCAAGGAAGAATTGGCATTAGCCAAACTTCGAATATCGATTCCATCTTGTATCTGAACGCACCCATAAATACTGGCAGATAAATATAACAGATACACGACTAACACGACTACCTTTGGCCACAGTTTTGTAAGAAGTGGGCCGTAGTACCTATAAAAGAATACAGTGATTGGATGTTCAACTTCAGTCTCCCGGGTTGGGTCGTACGATCCCCCAACACAACACGCATTATACAACGGGCTCTTTTTATCGTCCTTTTTATCGTCCACTTTCATACAAATTAACCAATGCCGGTTGTTGTTCTCATGTATCCCGTTCAAAGCCAATACTGCGCCAAAGAAAGTTATGCAGTAGATATAGCAGAAGACCAGCGCAGTTCCCGTGTAGATGCAGAAGGATTGCACAGAGGGGAAGTGGGTCATTATCCCGATGTAGAATGCAAGGACATCCGTCAGAGTAGTGATGGTGATGGACACCGCCGCTTCCTGGTATGTGTCAGCCATTCGTTCTTCTAGTGTACTCGTCACCTTCGTTTGCTGCCAACAGGAGATTATAATGAACATATTGTCCACCCCGACGCCTATGACAAGAAAAAAGGGAGAGCAACTACTGTGTTATTTACTACAGAATCAGTCAACGAAGGATCCAGACATTCTGTGATCGGGATATGAAATTGTGAGTTCCATTATATGAATGGTCAAGGATGGGAAGAGCGCTGTGAAATATGTTGGTTCTATATAAATAATGCCAAATATGTAACTAAACATATTAAAGCCAGTGCCATCAGGCTACatacaatattaaaggggttgtctgggctggtgtcaactgatgacctatctactGTCCAGTGCAGTGGGTCCGATGTCATCATcagcggacaggggaggaagtacgGGTGCTGGCTTCACTGCTATTGCAATCAATGAGAGAGCTGCACTGCTCCTGCACTCGCTGCTCCTGTTATGGGACGTCCTGTCCTGGTATGCTAATTGAGTCGCAATGCCAGAtgcttgcaggatgaatggagggaaataccaactgaagttgatcagacattagtagaaagtatgtcgtggagagtatccgatgtgaTATGCGCCTAAGAAACTCTATGAAATTTTTAATATCTTGCTCAGGTCTGCAGTTCCTTTTGTTAGGATAGTGAATCAACAGATCTTGCtggtctaaaggcccattaagactcaacgattctcgctcaaaaatcgctcaaagccgtcttttgagtgagaatcgttgggtctaactgcactgacatcgtcaGGTTTCGTCAATGAATCgttgatcgttctctttcagcatgctgaaagagaacaattaGCCTTATCAGGTGtacacagtgggatacagctgatactattgtttcagttgtatcccgctccctgaacacaagcAGTCCAGCTGTGCTCTTCATACCctgcacggagcgcacagctgtataccagctgagcactctgtgaacagtcggggtatgaagaacacagcggtccacctgtgttctgtataccccagtcggagcgctcagctgttatactcTGAGAAGAgaagagctggatgcagaagacaagcagcctcatttgtcttctgtatacccgctcggagcgcaaagtgatcgctcaaaacttgagcgatcaccttgctaaatgcacacaacgattatcgcttaaaagacattGCGCAAGAGAATGTACAGTAGACGATAAGCTCCTCTGGGGACAGGAACCAACTTGAATTAATACTTTTCTTACACATTTTATAAACACAGAACAGTAAAGTGACAGTTTTTTCTTACCAAGGATAAGAAAGGGCGCATTTGCAACTGTCCTAGCAAATGGGGCTCCACACAATAACAGCAACCCGAAACTGGTCAGAATGGCTAATCCGGGGGACAGCACTCCGATGGTGGTCAGCCAAATCTTATTTCTTACATTGTCTAGGCTAAAACAAAGCACAGAgaatttttttgttcatttcagaATTACTAAAGTGATTTATATAATATCCAAAGCGGAATGAAGGGGAGAAGTAAATATTGGCGCACGTTTATTGCGGGTGTTGGGgcagaattctggtgtaagttGCACCTTTTTTCATgaaaatcaatttagacaaactTGGGGGAGTCTCACACGAACAAAGTTTAATTGCAGAATCCATGATCACCGTCCGCACGGAAGATTTGTGggtaaacgcgggcattgaaaggcatgtatttttgatttttcgtTCACACTCATGGCTACAAATTGTCTATTCCGTGAGCGGGAAAAAatggcagcgtgctctattttagtgaAGATTCTGCGCGGACGGCCCCCGTTGAAGAGTATGCAAGTATTCCGACGCTCATATGctattaacattgcgtatgagcaTCAGAAACACTCGCAACTTCAAAAGAAAATAGATGAAAAAGccgagtgagagagatctttttTCTGCGCGGACGATACACCGCGGATAGCGTATATATGTGTGGAAAAACGCTCGCATCCACGATCTTCCGCGatcattcgcaattactttctGCAAATGGCCACAGGTCTTcggaaatctgcatgtggaatcggACCTGTTTGTGGAAGCCCAGCCTTAGCATTGATTTGTGCCGAAAAGAACATATGTCCCGCCTCTCACTCCACTTGTTAGAAGTGTCTAGTAAAGTGGGCGTGGCTTGTTGCCTGGCCAGAATTTAGAGTCAATTATgacatgtgactttttaaaaagtctcacAATTAGTTTCAATCTCTCTCCAGTAGCTGGATGGTGAACAAAGTGACTCAGCACCAAATTTATCAACACTGGAGGAAATTTACTAAACCCGGCATTTCCAACATCGGACTTAAGCCGAATGCAGACGGGTCTGATTCCAACTGCGagattctcacagtgggatgcgaccatgtgcccctgcagtgacttccagcttacctgtccggagccttcactctgcgctgtggatgtgccggctggcgtacagccgtacatgcgcagtacagagccgGCACGTCAGCGATGATGTGGCCATGCCAGGCTGGCActgaaatagggcatgctgcgatttccacccCGGAATATCGTAGTTGATTTTCGCTCGTgggcatgtcctatgggctgcatttgctgcgggatctggaggcCAACGCTCGCTCCggatcccacagtgcaaatacgcctgtgtgcaatAGGCCTTAGTACAGTTTCCCCAGCACCATGTGCTTAATACATGGAGAGGCGCACACCGTCATGTAATCAGCATATCCCAGTCTCCTCCATGCGCCTTCAGAAAAATGTACGCCAAGTCTGACatagtataatttatgccagtttttggtataaattatacatttaTAACTTGTAGAATGGGTACCGGAGAATGCAGGCTGGGGCGATCTCACCCATTAGGTCCACCCAATCAGATGATCTTCCTCTATTATGtccttggtagagatgagcgaacaccaaaatgttcgggtgctcgttattcggaacgaacttcccgcgatgctcgagggttcgtttcgagtaacgaaccccattgaagtcaatgggcgaccagaacatttttgtatttcgccgatgctcgctaaggttttcatgtgtgaaaatctgggcaattcaggaaagtgatgggaatgacacagtgacggatagggcaggcgaggggctacatgttgggctgcatctcaagttcacaggtcccactattaagccacaataccggcaagagtgggccccccccctcccaacaacttttacttctgaaaagccctcattagcatggcatacctttgctaagcaccacactacctccaacaaagcacaatcactgcctgcatgacactccactgacacttctcctgggttacatgctgcccaaccgcccccccctcccccccacagcgcacaccaaagtgtccctgggcagccttcagctgccctcatgccacaccacgctcatgtctatttagaattgcgtctgccatgacgagggaccgcaggcacacactgcagaggttggcacggctaggcagcgaccctctttaaaagtggcggagcgatagcccacaatgctgtacagaagcaatgagaaatagaatcctgtgccaccgccatcaggagctgcacacgtgggcatagcaatggggaacctatgtgccacacactattcattctgtcaaggtgtctgcatgccccagtcagaccgggctttttaattcatagacacaggcaggtacaactccctattgtgaagtccctgtcgacccacagcatgggtggctccctggaacccaccggcggtacacagaaatatcccattgcattgcccaacacagctgaggtagtaatgtcgtgcttaatgcaggtgggcttcggcccacactgcatgccccagtctgactggggttctttagaagtgtacagatgtagtaaaaactccgtgtgcacctacagcatgggtgggtgccaggaagccaccggcggtacatagaaatatcccattgcattgcccaacacagctgaggtagtaatgttgtgcttaaccctttccaatccaatttgtatatggttttcctagggggcttactctttttctgctgttatacaacggcgctatatactggctaaaaccagtactgcatgagctgacacgtaggataggctccgacagcagagaggctggcaatatacagtaagagaaccccgacggacgtctaccaacaacggagctgtacagccttaaaccctaatgtcttcacaggtcacacagtggactggaaagggttaatgcaggtgggtttcggcccacactgcatgccccagtcagactgggtttctttacaagtggacacatgtaggtttaactccctgtggacccactgcctgggtgggtgccaggaagccaccggcggtacatagaaatatcccattgcattgcccaacacagctgaggtagtaatgttgtgtgtaatacaggtgggcttcggcccacactgcatgccccagtcagactggggttctttacaagtggacacatgtaggtttaactccctgtggacccactgcctgggtgggtgccaggaagccaccggcggtacatagaaatatcccattgcattgcccaacacagctgaggtagtaatgtcgtgcgtaatacaggtgggcttcggcccacactgcatgccccagtcagacgggttctttagaagtgtacagatgtattaaaaactcagtgtgcacctacagcatgggtggctccctggaacccaccggcggtacatagaaatatcccattgcattgcccaacacagctgaggtagtaatgtcgtgcttaatgcaggtgggcttcggcccacactgcatgccccagtcagactggggttctttacaagtggacacatgtaggtttaactccctgtggacccactgcctgggtgggtgccaggaagccaccggcggtacacaaaaatatcccattgcattgcccaacacagctgaggtagtaatgtcgtgcttaatgcaggtgggcttcggcccacactgcatgccccagtcagactggggttctttacaagtggacacatgtaggtttaactccctgtggacccactgcctgggtgggtgccaggaagccaccggcggtacatagaaatatcccattgcattgcccaacacagctgaggtagtaatgtcgtgcgtaatacaggtgggcttcggcccacactgcatgccccagtcagacgggttctttagaagtgtacagatgtattaaaaactcagtgtgcacctacagcatgggtggctccctggaacccaccggcggtacacaaaaatatcccattgcattgcccaacacagctgaggtagtaatgtcgtgcttaatgcaggtgggcttcggcccacactgcatgccccagtcagactggggttctttacaagtggacacatgtaggtttaactccctgtggacccactgcctgggtgggtgcctggaagccaccggcggtacatagaaatatcccattgcattgcccaacacagctgaggtagtaatgtcgtgcttaatgcaggtgggcttcggcccacactgcatgccccagtcagactggggttctttacaagtggacacat
This genomic window from Eleutherodactylus coqui strain aEleCoq1 chromosome 12, aEleCoq1.hap1, whole genome shotgun sequence contains:
- the LOC136586508 gene encoding patched domain-containing protein 3, whose product is MSIDQQNMSGCYADCLERPLSRGFRKLGRLIARNPWYFVIIPIILSVGLGVGLCFLEQREINKLEELFTPEPSIAKGQRDFIKMHFPMNDSGQFSVQRMYTVGTFASLIVISTSKNILSRSNFEELLKLDAMVQNLTSKSRLRFDQLCAQVNGPSCLPTNPLLNLMNSSTEEILISYPVLSNGDYVGLYIGGVTLGPGKNLLKAKALRFLYFLKEDNGKIQNLSLEWLEHFMKSLPGEIEKLHLKFLKVYHSTSISLQKEFDVSTETVIPLFSITYVVTILFSILSCVSLDNVRNKIWLTTIGVLSPGLAILTSFGLLLLCGAPFARTVANAPFLILGVGVDNMFIIISCWQQTKVTSTLEERMADTYQEAAVSITITTLTDVLAFYIGIMTHFPSVQSFCIYTGTALVFCYIYCITFFGAVLALNGIHENNNRHWLICMKVDDKKDDKKSPLYNACCVGGSYDPTRETEVEHPITVFFYRYYGPLLTKLWPKVVVLVVYLLYLSASIYGCVQIQDGIDIRSLANANSSLTEFYDVEALYFSKYGPTIMVVVTNKADYWDIETREIIEACMQELEKDRYIAKDYTTSWLRTYDKIAKEENLNISTKENFMKHLNRLYLNFSQFKQDIKMDGYEIKTSRFFIQAVSIVTVDDGKNMLNHLRDVTANCNVEVFVYHPLFIYLDQYIVIIQNTIQNIIVATVVMLVISVLFIPDPLCSLWVTFAIASIIAGVTGFMSFWKVNLDSISMINLVICIGFSVDFSAHIVYASVASRKPNANQRVIDALHVLGYPVVQGALSTILGIAALSAAQSYIFRTFFKIMLLVITFGALHGLVFIPVFLMAVGACRETDNGKVEPENAEDKSTKVLPPAVIYKVHPLASEIQMRRPEMSLPGYAISTSNVRDYSSLDGNCFCMSWQGSIYSVHPDAKQIGNDHANRLVEYRRRMLEVYLDH